The following are encoded in a window of Microcaecilia unicolor chromosome 14, aMicUni1.1, whole genome shotgun sequence genomic DNA:
- the GAL3ST4 gene encoding galactose-3-O-sulfotransferase 4 isoform X1 produces the protein MKVLACGWVQMFCTAVVVCTVIGFALQILGVPSQQRRIFPVYQDGFRFPTWSAGEQEMPSVAKTCQPKKHIMFLKTHKTASSTILNILHRFGDRHNLTFALPKSYQFSYPNLFHSRSVKGFSPARMQNYNIICHHMRFNLHEVNKVMPKDSFFFSILRNPITMAESSFMYYKDVAPAFKHVQSFEVFINNPLMYYNPSENSNHYARNLLFFDFGFNHNAQFNTTYASRAVAAVERTFQLILLMEYFDESLILLKEALCWELDDVVTFKLNFRSQDNVQALSPQAVEKLKEWNALDWYLYTHFNRTFWQKVEQLGWENMREEVFQLQKRQKELMEECLQGNRPVEANSIRDDNIRPFQFGIAKILGWVLKPDLNLLAKERCIRMVTPELQYKDLLNAKQFPPTNSSMTSGFGTKSLMNQTALLPRKDQGKSDGERQTRSSQVNQDSKEKSNKAVR, from the exons ATGAAGGTGCTGGCATGCGGCTGGGTCCAGATGTTTTGCACAGCTGTGGTAGTGTGTACAGTCATTGGCTTCGCTTTGCAGATTCTTGGGGTACCCTCCCAGCAGAG aaGAATCTTTCCTGTGTATCAGGATGGATTTAGGTTTCCCACCTGGAGTGCTGGGGAGCAGGAAATGCCGTCTGTCGCGAAAACCTGTCAGCCCAAAAAGCACATCATGTTCCTGAAGACACACAAAACAGCCAGCAGCACCATCTTGAACATCCTCCATCGCTTTGGTGACCGTCACAATCTCACCTTTGCCCTGCCTAAAAGTTACCAGTTCAGCTACCCTAACCTGTTCCACTCCAGAAGTGTGAAAGGCTTCAGCCCAGCCAGGATGCAGAACTATAACATCATTTGCCATCACATGAGGTTCAATTTACATGAG GTGAATAAAGTGATGCCAAAGGACTCCTTCTTCTTTTCCatcctgaggaaccccattacAATGGCTGAATCCTCCTTTATGTACTACAAAGATGTCGCACCCGCCTTCAAGCATGTACAAAGTTTCGAGGTCTTCATTAACAACCCACTCATGTACTACAATCCCTCCGAGAACAGCAACCATTATGCCCGCAACCTGCTCTTTTTTGACTTTGGTTTTAACCACAATGCTCAATTTAACACTACATATGCGAGTAGAGCTGTGGCTGCTGTGGAGAGAACTTTCCAACTTATCCTGTTGATGGAATACTTTGATGAGTCCTTGATACTGCTCAAGGAGGCCCTCTGCTGGGAGCTTGATGATGTGGTGACCTTTAAGTTGAACTTTAggagccaagataatgttcaagctcTAAGCCCACAAGCAGTGGAGAAGTTGAAGGAATGGAACGCACTAGACTGGTACCTCTATACACACTTCAACAGAACATTCTGGCAGAAAGTGGAACAGCTTGGTTGGGAGAACATGAGGGAAGAAGTGTTCCAGTTGCAAAAAAGGCAGAAGGAGTTGATGGAGGAATGTCTGCAGGGGAACAGACCAGTAGAGGCCAATTCCATTCGGGATGATAATATCAGACCCTTTCAGTTTGGGATAGCAAAGATCTTGGGTTGGGTCTTGAAACCAGATCTTAACTTGCTGGCTAAAGAGCGGTGCATACGCATGGTCACTCCTGAACTGCAGTACAAGGATCTGTTGAATGCCAAGCAGTTTCCACCGACCAACAGTTCCATGACATCTGGCTTCGGCACAAAGTCACTGATGAATCAGACGGCGCTACTGCCAAGAAAGGATCAAGGCAAGAGTGATGGTGAAAGGCAGACTAGATCTTCTCAGGTAAACCAGGATTCAAAGGAGAAGTCTAACAAGGCAGTGAGGTAA
- the GAL3ST4 gene encoding galactose-3-O-sulfotransferase 4 isoform X2, translating to MKVLACGWVQMFCTAVVVCTVIGFALQILGVPSQQRIFPVYQDGFRFPTWSAGEQEMPSVAKTCQPKKHIMFLKTHKTASSTILNILHRFGDRHNLTFALPKSYQFSYPNLFHSRSVKGFSPARMQNYNIICHHMRFNLHEVNKVMPKDSFFFSILRNPITMAESSFMYYKDVAPAFKHVQSFEVFINNPLMYYNPSENSNHYARNLLFFDFGFNHNAQFNTTYASRAVAAVERTFQLILLMEYFDESLILLKEALCWELDDVVTFKLNFRSQDNVQALSPQAVEKLKEWNALDWYLYTHFNRTFWQKVEQLGWENMREEVFQLQKRQKELMEECLQGNRPVEANSIRDDNIRPFQFGIAKILGWVLKPDLNLLAKERCIRMVTPELQYKDLLNAKQFPPTNSSMTSGFGTKSLMNQTALLPRKDQGKSDGERQTRSSQVNQDSKEKSNKAVR from the exons ATGAAGGTGCTGGCATGCGGCTGGGTCCAGATGTTTTGCACAGCTGTGGTAGTGTGTACAGTCATTGGCTTCGCTTTGCAGATTCTTGGGGTACCCTCCCAGCAGAG AATCTTTCCTGTGTATCAGGATGGATTTAGGTTTCCCACCTGGAGTGCTGGGGAGCAGGAAATGCCGTCTGTCGCGAAAACCTGTCAGCCCAAAAAGCACATCATGTTCCTGAAGACACACAAAACAGCCAGCAGCACCATCTTGAACATCCTCCATCGCTTTGGTGACCGTCACAATCTCACCTTTGCCCTGCCTAAAAGTTACCAGTTCAGCTACCCTAACCTGTTCCACTCCAGAAGTGTGAAAGGCTTCAGCCCAGCCAGGATGCAGAACTATAACATCATTTGCCATCACATGAGGTTCAATTTACATGAG GTGAATAAAGTGATGCCAAAGGACTCCTTCTTCTTTTCCatcctgaggaaccccattacAATGGCTGAATCCTCCTTTATGTACTACAAAGATGTCGCACCCGCCTTCAAGCATGTACAAAGTTTCGAGGTCTTCATTAACAACCCACTCATGTACTACAATCCCTCCGAGAACAGCAACCATTATGCCCGCAACCTGCTCTTTTTTGACTTTGGTTTTAACCACAATGCTCAATTTAACACTACATATGCGAGTAGAGCTGTGGCTGCTGTGGAGAGAACTTTCCAACTTATCCTGTTGATGGAATACTTTGATGAGTCCTTGATACTGCTCAAGGAGGCCCTCTGCTGGGAGCTTGATGATGTGGTGACCTTTAAGTTGAACTTTAggagccaagataatgttcaagctcTAAGCCCACAAGCAGTGGAGAAGTTGAAGGAATGGAACGCACTAGACTGGTACCTCTATACACACTTCAACAGAACATTCTGGCAGAAAGTGGAACAGCTTGGTTGGGAGAACATGAGGGAAGAAGTGTTCCAGTTGCAAAAAAGGCAGAAGGAGTTGATGGAGGAATGTCTGCAGGGGAACAGACCAGTAGAGGCCAATTCCATTCGGGATGATAATATCAGACCCTTTCAGTTTGGGATAGCAAAGATCTTGGGTTGGGTCTTGAAACCAGATCTTAACTTGCTGGCTAAAGAGCGGTGCATACGCATGGTCACTCCTGAACTGCAGTACAAGGATCTGTTGAATGCCAAGCAGTTTCCACCGACCAACAGTTCCATGACATCTGGCTTCGGCACAAAGTCACTGATGAATCAGACGGCGCTACTGCCAAGAAAGGATCAAGGCAAGAGTGATGGTGAAAGGCAGACTAGATCTTCTCAGGTAAACCAGGATTCAAAGGAGAAGTCTAACAAGGCAGTGAGGTAA